The following nucleotide sequence is from Cytobacillus luteolus.
AAATCTGAATAATAAATATTCCATCTTTTTTTGACGAAATGACACTAGTTTTGTCAGGAGGAAGGAAACTAGCATTTCAATAGCGAAATGACTCACTATACGAAAACAAGGAGGCTATGTACAGTGAGTCTAGCAATTGAACTAGAAGTTAAAAACAACGTTTTGTGCATTCGACTTGCAGGTGAACTTGATCACCATACAGCAGAGGAATTGCGTCAAAGAGTTACAAGTAAGCTTGAGGAAAACAAAATTAACCATATTATCCTAAACCTTGAGAAATTATCATTTATGGATAGCTCAGGTCTTGGTGTGATACTTGGGAGATATAAACAAATTAAAAATAACGGTGGGGAAATGGTAGTGTGTTCAATTTCTCCTGCGGTTAAACGTTTATTTGATATGTCTGGCTTATTTAAAATCATTCGATTAGAGCAGGATGAAGTTTTTGCGCTGCAAACATTGGGGGTGGCATAACATGAGAAATGAGATGCAACTTCAATTTTCAGCTTTAAGTCAAAACGAGTCTTTTGCTCGTGTAACTGTTGCAGCGTTTATTGCACAACTTGACCCTACAATGGATGAACTAACTGAGATTAAAACCGTTGTATCAGAAGCTGTAACGAATGCCATTATTCACGGGTACGACAATGATCCCAATGGAATTGTTTATATTCACTCTATAATTGAGGATGGCACAATTTACCTTACGATAAGAGATGAAGGTATTGGTATTGATAATGTGGATGAAGCTAGACAACCATTGTTCACAACTAAACCAGAGTTAGAACGATCAGGTATGGGCTTCACAATTATGGAAAATTTTATGGACGAAGTTGAGATCTTAACTTCAAAATCTGGTACTACTATACGTTTAGTAAAGCATTTACTCAATAGTAAATTGTTATGCAATTAAGGGAGACTTGCTTATGGATGTGGAGGTCAAGAACGAGAAGAGTCAGACGTACTTAAAAGATAATGAAGTAAAAGAGTTAATAAAACGTAGTCAAGCAGGCGAACAAGATGCAAGAGATCTCATTGTACAAAAAAATATGAGACTGGTCTGGTCTGTTGTACAACGGTTTTTAAATAGGGGATATGAACCGGATGATTTATTTCAAATCGGAAGTATTGGATTATTGAAGTCTGTA
It contains:
- the spoIIAB gene encoding anti-sigma F factor is translated as MRNEMQLQFSALSQNESFARVTVAAFIAQLDPTMDELTEIKTVVSEAVTNAIIHGYDNDPNGIVYIHSIIEDGTIYLTIRDEGIGIDNVDEARQPLFTTKPELERSGMGFTIMENFMDEVEILTSKSGTTIRLVKHLLNSKLLCN
- the spoIIAA gene encoding anti-sigma F factor antagonist; translation: MSLAIELEVKNNVLCIRLAGELDHHTAEELRQRVTSKLEENKINHIILNLEKLSFMDSSGLGVILGRYKQIKNNGGEMVVCSISPAVKRLFDMSGLFKIIRLEQDEVFALQTLGVA